A region of Paenimyroides aestuarii DNA encodes the following proteins:
- the aspS gene encoding aspartate--tRNA ligase — MYRSHNCGELRLADVNKEITLAGWVQKSRDKGFMIWVDLRDRYGITQLIFDESRTEAAVMQLAKSLGREFVIQVKGTVIERESKNSNIPTGEIEVLVKQLTILNESQLPPFTIEDETDGGEDIRMKYRYLDIRRNPVKNSLLFRHKVTQEVRNYLSNLDFCEVETPYLIKSTPEGARDFVVPSRMNPGQFYALPQSPQTFKQLLMVGGMDKYFQIVKCFRDEDLRADRQPEFTQIDCEMSFIEQEDILNVFEGLTRHLLKKIHNIEIEKFPRMTFDEAMKTYGNDKPDIRFGMKFGELNAVAKHKEFSVFNTAELVVGIAVPGAATYTRKEIDALIDWVKRPQVGASGMVYVKCEANNQYKSSVDKFYDQEDLAKWAAATNAKEGDLILVLSGPANKTRAQLSALRMELGNRMGLRKPNEFAPLWVVDFPLLEWDEETERFHAMHHPFTSPKPEDMHLLDTDPGKVRANAYDLVLNGNEIGGGSIRIHDKEMQALMFKHLGFSPEQAQEQFGFLMNAFQFGAPPHGGLAFGLDRLTAILGGQETIRDFIAFPKNNSGRDVMIDAPAMIDNAQLDELSIMLNVKA; from the coding sequence ATGTACAGAAGTCACAATTGCGGCGAACTGCGGTTAGCCGATGTAAATAAAGAAATTACCCTTGCGGGATGGGTTCAAAAATCGCGAGATAAAGGTTTTATGATTTGGGTTGATTTACGCGACCGATACGGCATCACCCAATTAATTTTTGATGAATCGCGCACTGAAGCAGCTGTTATGCAACTTGCCAAATCATTAGGCCGTGAGTTTGTTATTCAGGTTAAAGGTACGGTGATTGAGCGTGAATCTAAAAACAGCAATATTCCAACGGGCGAAATCGAGGTTTTAGTGAAACAACTCACAATTCTAAACGAGTCGCAATTGCCGCCATTTACCATTGAAGACGAAACCGACGGTGGCGAGGATATTCGTATGAAATACCGTTATTTGGATATTCGCAGAAACCCGGTTAAAAACAGCTTATTGTTTCGCCACAAAGTAACGCAAGAGGTTCGAAATTATCTTTCGAATTTAGATTTCTGCGAGGTTGAAACGCCTTATTTAATTAAATCTACACCCGAAGGGGCGCGCGATTTCGTGGTGCCTTCACGTATGAATCCGGGTCAGTTTTACGCTTTACCACAATCGCCACAAACCTTTAAACAGTTATTAATGGTGGGCGGAATGGATAAATATTTCCAAATTGTGAAATGTTTCCGTGACGAAGATTTACGTGCCGACCGCCAGCCAGAATTTACACAAATCGATTGCGAAATGTCGTTTATCGAACAAGAAGATATTTTAAATGTTTTTGAAGGATTAACACGCCATTTATTAAAGAAAATCCACAACATAGAAATTGAAAAATTCCCACGTATGACGTTTGATGAAGCGATGAAAACATACGGGAACGACAAACCGGATATTCGTTTTGGAATGAAGTTTGGCGAATTAAATGCTGTGGCTAAACACAAAGAATTCTCTGTATTCAATACAGCAGAATTAGTAGTTGGCATTGCCGTTCCAGGAGCAGCAACCTATACCCGTAAAGAAATCGATGCATTGATTGATTGGGTGAAGCGTCCGCAGGTGGGTGCATCGGGCATGGTATATGTAAAATGCGAAGCAAACAATCAGTACAAATCATCGGTAGATAAATTTTACGATCAAGAAGATTTAGCAAAATGGGCAGCAGCAACCAATGCTAAGGAAGGCGATTTGATTTTGGTTTTGTCAGGTCCGGCAAACAAAACGCGTGCCCAATTATCGGCATTGCGTATGGAATTAGGAAACCGCATGGGCTTGCGCAAACCCAACGAATTTGCACCTTTGTGGGTGGTAGATTTTCCGTTGTTGGAATGGGACGAAGAAACCGAGCGGTTCCACGCGATGCACCACCCATTTACATCGCCAAAACCTGAGGACATGCACTTGTTAGACACCGATCCGGGTAAAGTTCGTGCAAACGCTTACGATTTGGTACTGAATGGCAACGAAATTGGTGGTGGATCCATCCGTATCCACGACAAAGAAATGCAGGCTTTAATGTTTAAACACTTAGGTTTTTCACCAGAACAAGCTCAAGAACAGTTTGGCTTTTTAATGAACGCTTTCCAATTTGGTGCACCACCACACGGAGGTTTGGCTTTTGGATTGGATCGATTAACAGCTATTTTGGGCGGTCAAGAAACCATTCGCGATTTTATTGCATTCCCTAAAAACAATTCGGGTAGAGATGTAATGATTGATGCACCTGCAATGATTGATAACGCACAATTGGATGAATTATCAATTATGC
- the brnQ gene encoding branched-chain amino acid transport system II carrier protein, with the protein MDVRKRKTILFLGMALFAMFFGAGNLLLPAYLGFQTRTDWTFTFTGFSITAILAPVLAIFAVAVSGNYFTDLGARANVKLAYILSLINVLCIGPLIALPRAGASVFEVAIQPIIPTAQPVWVCVLFFGAVMVASFSLNKITGILGKIFAPLLLFFLVLLILPGLFMGATLATLPTVIEDRFYVGFQEGYQTMDVLAGLIFAVLLIAGANRKGYTHTKDKIDVVVKSALLAAVCMLLVYGGLFYLGAHAQANASDVTRSSLLISIATQYFGSNGMYLISLLMLLACITTAIALTAGSANFFERLTKGKLGYIEGVISITLISIFLAITGVDTIIEYAAALLNFIYPVTLVLILSVLLFGKTITNQKPYFITLVVTMVISFVRVLAGWFPEETFLANLLNALPMARYNLEWVLPAVLTFVISCFALGRNLNRR; encoded by the coding sequence ATGGATGTAAGAAAACGTAAAACCATCCTTTTTCTAGGGATGGCGTTATTTGCTATGTTTTTTGGTGCAGGAAATTTATTATTGCCTGCCTATTTAGGTTTTCAAACCCGAACAGATTGGACCTTTACCTTTACCGGATTTTCGATTACTGCTATTTTGGCGCCGGTATTGGCAATTTTTGCAGTAGCTGTTTCTGGAAATTATTTCACCGATTTGGGCGCACGTGCCAACGTGAAATTGGCCTATATTTTATCGTTAATAAATGTGCTTTGTATTGGCCCTTTAATTGCTTTGCCAAGAGCTGGGGCGTCGGTTTTTGAAGTTGCCATTCAGCCTATCATACCAACAGCGCAGCCGGTTTGGGTGTGTGTGTTGTTTTTTGGAGCGGTAATGGTGGCATCGTTTTCACTCAATAAAATTACTGGAATTTTAGGAAAGATTTTTGCGCCCCTTTTATTGTTTTTTTTAGTGCTACTAATTCTTCCAGGACTTTTTATGGGAGCCACTTTAGCCACTTTGCCCACGGTGATTGAAGACCGCTTTTATGTTGGCTTTCAAGAAGGATATCAAACCATGGATGTATTGGCAGGATTGATTTTTGCCGTACTTTTAATTGCAGGTGCCAATCGCAAAGGATACACGCATACAAAGGATAAAATTGACGTAGTGGTAAAATCGGCGCTCTTGGCTGCAGTTTGTATGCTGTTGGTGTATGGCGGTTTGTTTTATTTAGGTGCACATGCTCAAGCCAATGCATCCGATGTAACACGTTCTTCCTTGCTAATAAGCATTGCTACTCAGTATTTTGGTAGCAACGGCATGTATTTAATTTCTTTACTAATGCTTTTGGCGTGTATAACAACAGCTATTGCATTAACGGCAGGCTCGGCAAACTTTTTTGAACGCTTAACGAAAGGAAAATTGGGTTATATAGAAGGAGTTATTTCTATTACCTTAATTTCTATTTTCTTAGCCATTACAGGTGTTGATACCATAATAGAATATGCGGCAGCTTTGTTGAATTTCATCTATCCGGTTACCTTGGTTCTTATATTATCGGTATTGCTTTTTGGAAAAACAATCACCAACCAAAAACCTTATTTTATAACATTGGTAGTTACTATGGTGATTTCATTTGTGCGGGTGTTAGCCGGTTGGTTTCCAGAAGAAACTTTTTTAGCCAATCTGTTGAATGCCTTGCCAATGGCGCGATACAATTTAGAATGGGTTTTACCAGCTGTTTTAACTTTTGTCATAAGTTGCTTTGCTCTGGGAAGAAATTTGAATAGAAGATAA
- a CDS encoding MFS transporter codes for MNKGLIALAFGGLAIGMTEFTMMGILPDIAKDQQIEITQAAHFIALYALGVVIGAPVLTLFTGKIAPKKVLLFLMLLFVFFNGLFAIAPEYYTLAGSRFLSGLPHGAFFGVGSVVAAQLAKKGKEAQAIAFMFTGMTIANLAGVPLGTYIGHHFSWRITYAIIALLGLVTFASIYFWLPALNNTANGDLKQQLSYFTRVKAWLIVAIISIGTGGLFAWISYIAPMVTKVGKLPESHVPIIMILIGFGMFIGNILGGKLADAFSPTKAAIGCFLTMSVTLTVVHFTAHIESLTYIMAFCTGLVAFTIGSPLQMMLITSAKGSENIAAAAGQASFNIGNTLGAYFGGIPITLGFAYNAPVLVGVGMAFTGALLATLYLKKFLNQ; via the coding sequence ATGAACAAAGGATTGATTGCTTTGGCTTTTGGCGGTTTGGCCATAGGAATGACGGAGTTTACCATGATGGGTATTTTGCCTGATATTGCCAAAGACCAACAAATAGAAATTACGCAAGCGGCTCATTTTATTGCGTTGTACGCTTTGGGAGTGGTGATTGGCGCACCTGTCTTAACATTGTTTACAGGAAAAATTGCACCGAAAAAAGTATTACTTTTCTTAATGCTGTTGTTTGTTTTTTTTAACGGATTGTTTGCTATTGCTCCTGAATATTACACCCTTGCCGGTAGCCGGTTTTTATCGGGCTTGCCCCATGGAGCTTTTTTTGGTGTGGGATCGGTTGTGGCAGCGCAATTAGCAAAAAAAGGAAAAGAAGCACAAGCAATTGCCTTTATGTTTACCGGAATGACGATTGCCAACTTAGCCGGTGTGCCATTGGGAACGTATATTGGTCATCATTTCTCGTGGCGCATTACCTATGCAATTATTGCTTTGTTGGGTTTGGTCACTTTTGCCAGCATTTATTTTTGGTTGCCCGCTTTAAACAATACTGCAAACGGCGATTTAAAACAGCAATTATCCTATTTTACACGCGTCAAAGCATGGCTTATTGTAGCTATTATATCTATTGGAACTGGCGGCTTATTTGCTTGGATTTCCTATATTGCGCCAATGGTTACAAAGGTGGGCAAACTTCCTGAAAGTCATGTTCCTATTATTATGATTTTGATTGGTTTTGGAATGTTTATCGGGAATATTTTAGGCGGAAAATTGGCCGATGCTTTTTCACCTACGAAAGCTGCAATTGGTTGCTTTTTAACGATGTCGGTTACTTTAACGGTTGTTCATTTCACGGCTCATATTGAATCGTTGACCTATATAATGGCATTTTGCACGGGGTTGGTAGCCTTTACTATTGGTTCGCCTTTGCAAATGATGCTGATTACGTCGGCAAAAGGTTCCGAAAATATCGCAGCTGCTGCCGGGCAAGCTAGTTTTAATATTGGCAATACATTAGGGGCATATTTTGGAGGCATTCCTATCACTTTGGGCTTTGCTTATAATGCACCCGTACTTGTGGGTGTGGGGATGGCATTTACAGGAGCTTTGCTTGCAACTTTATATCTTAAAAAATTCTTAAATCAATAA
- a CDS encoding DUF6891 domain-containing protein: MKQSMSEDQQFIFDSIYTQVRSGFYSLEEIQANIIEEIEDNGFEDEISEEWAHEQINQEYETLLNESKNWGEDTQTQRLIAAFDELAEKKIIALHYAGFTIDDGEYEVVEVERTLIDNDEKSEGYCFYHGQDLERAVRGEGLYISFQKVNNESDAVSKEVAKKIVEVLEKHGLKVDWNGKAATRILLPDFKWEKVYDEDDRDLLNYNYVIDAILLNK, from the coding sequence ATGAAACAAAGTATGTCTGAAGATCAGCAATTTATTTTTGATTCGATTTACACACAAGTACGTTCTGGATTTTATAGTTTAGAAGAGATCCAAGCCAATATTATCGAAGAAATAGAGGATAATGGTTTTGAAGATGAAATTTCGGAAGAATGGGCACACGAACAAATAAACCAAGAGTATGAAACGCTTTTGAACGAAAGTAAAAATTGGGGTGAAGATACCCAAACCCAACGTTTAATTGCTGCTTTTGACGAGTTGGCGGAAAAAAAAATCATTGCACTGCACTATGCCGGATTTACGATTGATGACGGGGAATATGAAGTGGTAGAAGTAGAACGCACTTTAATTGACAACGACGAAAAATCGGAAGGATATTGCTTTTATCACGGTCAAGATTTAGAACGCGCCGTTCGTGGCGAAGGACTGTATATTAGTTTTCAAAAAGTTAATAACGAAAGTGATGCTGTAAGCAAAGAAGTGGCAAAAAAAATCGTGGAAGTTTTAGAAAAGCATGGTTTGAAAGTGGATTGGAACGGAAAAGCAGCCACACGCATTTTACTGCCAGATTTTAAATGGGAAAAAGTATATGATGAAGACGATCGCGATTTGTTGAATTACAACTATGTAATCGATGCGATTTTACTGAATAAATAA
- a CDS encoding DUF72 domain-containing protein, with protein sequence MKFGKVADPSLIDFTLPPTAPETYTVLAHTPKSDFEVFVGCAKWNKTDLKNFYPRGTKDELTYYSQQFNSIELNATYYSAPSKEQVQIWNAKTPENFKFFPKIPQSISHYSRLLNTNEKVLAFTDALAFFENKLGMIFLQMHENFKPKDFSRLQQFIEEFPKGFPLAIEVRNEEWFADKTIFNTYCNLLQQHHVANIIVDTAGRRDMLHMRLTSNTAFVRYVGANNAADYERLNDWLSVLKDWRENGLQKLYFFIHQNTEVESPLLATHFIKQLNDAFKLNLPYPGKEELSLF encoded by the coding sequence ATGAAATTTGGAAAAGTTGCCGATCCGTCTTTAATAGATTTTACCTTGCCGCCCACTGCGCCCGAAACCTATACGGTTTTAGCACATACTCCTAAAAGCGATTTTGAAGTTTTTGTAGGTTGTGCCAAATGGAACAAAACCGATTTAAAGAATTTCTATCCCAGAGGCACAAAAGATGAATTAACCTATTATTCGCAACAGTTCAACAGTATTGAGCTGAATGCTACCTATTACAGCGCACCTTCTAAAGAACAAGTACAGATTTGGAATGCTAAAACTCCTGAAAATTTTAAGTTTTTTCCTAAAATACCACAATCAATCAGTCATTACAGCAGGTTGTTGAACACCAACGAAAAAGTATTGGCGTTTACAGATGCGTTGGCGTTTTTTGAAAACAAGTTAGGAATGATTTTTCTGCAAATGCACGAAAATTTTAAACCAAAAGATTTTAGCCGATTGCAACAGTTTATCGAAGAATTTCCAAAAGGTTTTCCGTTAGCAATTGAGGTTCGCAATGAAGAATGGTTTGCCGATAAAACTATTTTCAATACATATTGCAATTTGTTGCAACAGCACCATGTAGCAAATATTATTGTTGACACTGCTGGTCGGCGTGATATGCTGCATATGCGGTTAACAAGCAACACAGCATTTGTGCGCTATGTAGGTGCCAATAACGCTGCCGATTACGAAAGACTAAACGATTGGCTTTCGGTGCTTAAAGATTGGCGCGAAAACGGTTTGCAAAAACTGTATTTTTTTATTCATCAAAACACCGAGGTTGAATCACCTTTATTGGCTACTCATTTTATAAAGCAGTTAAATGATGCGTTTAAATTGAATCTTCCATATCCAGGAAAAGAAGAATTGTCACTATTTTAA
- a CDS encoding DUF1572 domain-containing protein, producing the protein MESTFIESVKKQFAYYKQLGDKTFEQLHETDFFWQFNEESNSIAIIVKHLWGNMLSRWTDFFITDGEKEWRNRDSEFENDLKSAQEVLEKWEAGWNRLFATLNSLSDADLSTIVYIRNEGHTVQEAINRQLAHYPYHVGQIVFIGKMIQNNKWHSLSIPRNQSQKYNANKFSTEKQRKHFTDDLLNDKHRK; encoded by the coding sequence ATGGAATCAACATTTATAGAAAGTGTAAAAAAACAGTTTGCTTATTACAAACAGTTGGGTGATAAAACATTTGAACAACTGCATGAAACCGATTTTTTTTGGCAATTTAATGAGGAAAGCAACAGCATTGCCATTATAGTAAAACATTTGTGGGGAAATATGCTTTCACGATGGACTGATTTTTTTATAACCGATGGCGAAAAAGAATGGCGTAACCGTGATTCCGAATTTGAAAATGACTTAAAGTCTGCCCAAGAGGTTCTAGAAAAATGGGAAGCTGGCTGGAACCGTTTGTTTGCCACCCTGAACAGCTTATCGGATGCTGATTTAAGCACAATCGTCTATATTCGAAATGAAGGGCACACGGTGCAAGAGGCTATTAACCGCCAACTAGCGCATTATCCTTATCATGTGGGACAAATTGTTTTTATTGGTAAAATGATTCAAAACAACAAGTGGCACTCGTTATCAATTCCTCGGAATCAATCTCAGAAATACAATGCCAACAAATTTTCTACAGAGAAACAGCGCAAGCATTTTACCGATGATTTGTTAAACGATAAACACCGAAAATAA
- a CDS encoding YqjF family protein has product MGLSIKKILKQTHHRSWDPPKHGYSFYQEWNRALFFHWKIDADVLLELIPDGLTLDLFNDEAYVSLVAFSMEKIRPRFLPAFAPISNFEEINLRTYVVKDDIPGVYFLSIEASKIISVAVSKLLSVLPYEHADMYRNNKDFYQSAFNKKQFSFEAKYQIKNEITNKTDLDCFLTERYCLYVDANESLYRYDIHHIPWPLYHIDLYQLETNYVLGNLDLNTLPFKVHYSPGVQVIAWNKIQV; this is encoded by the coding sequence ATGGGGTTATCAATCAAAAAAATACTAAAACAAACCCATCACCGCAGTTGGGATCCACCCAAGCATGGATATAGTTTTTACCAAGAGTGGAACCGTGCTTTGTTTTTTCATTGGAAGATAGATGCAGATGTGTTGCTAGAATTAATTCCCGATGGTTTAACCCTTGATTTGTTTAATGACGAAGCCTATGTTTCGTTAGTGGCTTTTAGCATGGAAAAAATCCGACCACGATTTTTGCCTGCATTTGCACCGATTTCTAATTTCGAGGAAATCAATCTGCGAACCTATGTGGTGAAAGACGATATTCCCGGCGTATATTTTTTAAGTATCGAAGCTAGTAAAATCATTTCGGTAGCTGTTTCAAAATTATTGTCGGTTTTGCCTTATGAGCATGCCGATATGTATCGGAACAACAAAGATTTTTATCAATCAGCGTTTAATAAGAAACAATTTTCGTTTGAAGCTAAATATCAAATTAAAAACGAAATAACCAACAAAACCGACTTAGATTGTTTTTTAACCGAGCGCTATTGCTTGTATGTTGATGCCAATGAAAGTTTATATCGATACGATATTCACCATATTCCATGGCCGTTATATCATATTGATTTGTATCAATTAGAAACCAACTATGTGTTGGGCAATTTAGATCTAAACACTTTGCCGTTTAAAGTGCATTATTCTCCGGGCGTGCAAGTGATTGCTTGGAATAAAATACAGGTTTAG
- a CDS encoding NADH:flavin oxidoreductase/NADH oxidase produces the protein MSLLFQPLELQNHTLKNRMVVSPMCQYSAENGFATNWHLVHLGQFAIGKAGLIMQEATAVVPEGRITYGDLGLWNDAQIPALKNIVDFVHSQGSLIGIQLAHAGRKASTNKPWINRNQFLPEHENGWQTVGVSTLPYHQKDHPPVALTKQNIQEIIQAFKQSAQRAVTAGYNVVELHAAHGYLIHQFFSPLINNRSDEYGGSFENRIRFLLEIVEQVQQVLTNQSLWVRISATDWAEGGWTCFESVKLAHILKQKNVEVIDVSTGGAVAHQQIPEHENYQVPFANRIKTETNMITGAVGLITHAKQAEAILQKKEADFVSIARGFLQNPHLVYDFANELNVAIDWAPQYERGKESF, from the coding sequence ATGAGCCTATTATTTCAACCTTTAGAACTACAAAATCATACATTAAAAAACCGCATGGTGGTTTCGCCCATGTGCCAATATTCTGCTGAAAATGGCTTTGCCACCAATTGGCATTTGGTGCATTTAGGCCAGTTTGCAATTGGTAAAGCAGGCTTAATTATGCAAGAAGCTACAGCAGTGGTTCCTGAAGGACGCATCACCTACGGCGATTTAGGTCTTTGGAACGATGCGCAAATTCCGGCATTAAAAAACATAGTTGATTTTGTACACTCGCAAGGGAGTTTAATAGGAATTCAACTGGCTCATGCAGGCAGAAAAGCATCTACCAACAAACCTTGGATCAACCGCAACCAATTTTTACCCGAACATGAAAATGGCTGGCAAACAGTTGGTGTTTCTACGCTACCTTATCACCAAAAAGACCATCCACCGGTGGCTTTGACCAAACAAAATATCCAAGAAATCATTCAGGCATTTAAACAGTCGGCACAGCGTGCGGTTACTGCCGGGTATAATGTGGTGGAGTTACATGCAGCTCATGGCTATTTAATCCATCAATTTTTTTCGCCCTTAATTAACAACCGTTCCGATGAATACGGCGGAAGTTTTGAAAACCGAATTCGTTTTCTTCTAGAAATAGTTGAGCAGGTACAGCAAGTGCTTACCAATCAGTCGCTATGGGTACGTATTTCAGCGACCGACTGGGCCGAAGGCGGATGGACGTGTTTTGAGAGCGTGAAATTGGCCCATATTTTAAAGCAGAAAAATGTGGAGGTTATTGATGTTTCAACAGGTGGTGCGGTGGCGCATCAACAAATTCCGGAACATGAAAATTACCAAGTTCCTTTTGCTAATCGCATTAAAACCGAAACAAATATGATTACAGGTGCGGTTGGTTTAATTACCCATGCAAAACAAGCTGAAGCTATTTTGCAGAAAAAAGAAGCCGATTTTGTTTCTATTGCGCGAGGCTTTTTACAGAACCCGCATTTGGTGTACGATTTTGCCAACGAGCTGAATGTTGCCATTGATTGGGCGCCCCAATATGAACGCGGAAAAGAATCGTTTTAA
- a CDS encoding LLM class flavin-dependent oxidoreductase, which translates to MELGISMFGDLRLHPQTQQRKAPHQRFTEMLEQVQLADEVGLDVFEMGEHHRADYSVTNPQLFLSAAAAVTKNIKLGSAVTVLSSSDPVRLFEDFSMLDQISKGRAHIMAGRGSFIESFPLFGFSLDDYDALFEDKLMLLLDIVAKNGTNINWNGRLTQSLQNVNLHPKPFQDQLPVWIAVGGTPASVLRAARLGLPIMFAIIGGMPVNFKPLIDYYKENYLAAGHDVAKMQVGINSHTFLGATGSIKDDYFPFYAAQMDHIGKERGWAPFSKEVFLNTTQPEGAYFIGEPNAVIDKILQQHEWFGHTRFVGQMDVGDPDHNMLMKSIELFGTKVAPEVRKALK; encoded by the coding sequence ATGGAATTAGGAATATCAATGTTTGGCGATTTGAGATTGCATCCCCAAACACAACAGCGCAAAGCACCTCATCAACGGTTTACGGAAATGTTAGAACAAGTGCAACTGGCAGATGAAGTGGGTTTAGATGTTTTTGAAATGGGCGAACACCACCGCGCCGATTACAGCGTAACCAATCCGCAATTGTTTTTAAGCGCCGCAGCGGCTGTTACAAAAAACATAAAGTTAGGATCGGCTGTAACCGTTTTAAGCTCTAGCGACCCAGTGCGTTTGTTCGAAGATTTCAGTATGTTAGACCAAATTTCAAAAGGCAGGGCACACATTATGGCAGGTCGCGGTAGTTTTATAGAATCGTTTCCGCTTTTTGGCTTTAGCTTAGACGATTATGATGCCTTGTTTGAAGACAAACTAATGCTTTTGTTAGATATTGTTGCTAAAAACGGTACCAATATCAATTGGAATGGCCGACTAACACAGAGTTTGCAAAACGTAAATCTACATCCCAAACCATTTCAAGACCAACTGCCCGTTTGGATTGCCGTGGGTGGAACGCCCGCATCAGTACTTCGTGCTGCACGATTGGGATTACCCATCATGTTTGCCATTATTGGCGGTATGCCCGTAAATTTTAAACCTTTGATTGATTATTATAAAGAAAATTATCTGGCAGCAGGTCATGATGTAGCAAAAATGCAAGTAGGTATTAATTCACATACTTTTTTAGGCGCCACCGGCAGTATAAAAGATGATTATTTTCCGTTCTATGCAGCCCAGATGGATCATATAGGAAAAGAGCGCGGTTGGGCACCATTTAGCAAAGAAGTATTTTTAAACACCACCCAACCAGAAGGAGCTTATTTTATAGGAGAACCCAATGCGGTGATCGATAAAATTTTGCAACAGCACGAATGGTTTGGTCATACCCGCTTCGTAGGACAAATGGATGTGGGCGACCCAGACCACAATATGCTTATGAAATCGATTGAATTATTTGGAACTAAAGTAGCTCCGGAGGTAAGGAAAGCTTTGAAATAA
- a CDS encoding oxygenase MpaB family protein — MKYPERYQPENKHSFSSYWKATNDNLLPHLLPNDSLEESEQLIPLYFQVDELGDTVAKEYFSNKPFSAAIANLHRDFSMYPSNKEHLSEAAQQLFKQFTDIPTWVDFDLINQAASYCNRSGTPALSVLRNYCLMGGYESSAINKPLIFTKALHKGAVKRLADTVDFWMFVTEVNGLKPKQKGIYSVLTTRLIHSFSRLQIEQSPDWKSELWGRPINLWDMLATNLGFSIAFMDGLSKLKIAPTNEEINAVLHLWKYVGYLLGIPFNLLPDTGEEAAKQLYLWSKTQKGIDQDSKDLAWALYEEPKLVSFTNNSLMKWFVQKTNIGYNEVLLGSESRSALGLPYSKAKYWILLLNHFNHYLDKKAKSNSKSYIQVAQKGRKEQVKIWDLYRKEKRE; from the coding sequence ATGAAATACCCCGAAAGATACCAGCCTGAAAACAAGCACTCCTTTTCGAGTTATTGGAAGGCTACTAATGATAATTTATTACCGCATTTACTGCCCAATGATTCTTTGGAAGAAAGCGAGCAACTTATTCCGCTGTATTTCCAGGTTGATGAATTGGGCGATACCGTAGCAAAAGAGTATTTCAGCAACAAACCGTTTAGCGCGGCTATTGCAAATTTGCATCGTGATTTTTCTATGTATCCGTCCAACAAAGAACATCTATCTGAAGCCGCACAACAACTTTTTAAACAGTTTACCGATATTCCAACTTGGGTAGATTTTGATTTGATTAATCAGGCAGCATCTTACTGCAACCGCAGCGGAACACCGGCACTTTCGGTTTTGCGCAATTATTGTTTAATGGGCGGATATGAATCATCGGCAATCAACAAACCACTCATATTTACAAAAGCTTTGCACAAAGGTGCTGTGAAACGCTTGGCAGACACGGTTGATTTTTGGATGTTTGTAACCGAAGTAAACGGATTAAAACCCAAGCAAAAAGGTATCTATTCGGTACTTACCACCCGACTGATTCATTCGTTTTCGCGCTTACAAATTGAACAATCACCTGATTGGAAATCCGAACTTTGGGGCAGACCCATTAATTTGTGGGACATGTTGGCTACCAATTTAGGCTTTTCCATTGCCTTTATGGACGGATTATCAAAATTGAAAATTGCACCAACAAATGAAGAAATAAACGCTGTTTTGCATCTGTGGAAATATGTGGGCTATCTTTTGGGCATTCCGTTTAATTTATTGCCTGATACTGGCGAAGAAGCTGCTAAACAATTGTATTTATGGAGCAAAACCCAAAAAGGCATCGATCAAGACTCGAAAGATTTGGCTTGGGCTTTATACGAAGAACCAAAATTGGTAAGCTTTACCAATAATTCGCTTATGAAATGGTTTGTGCAAAAAACAAACATTGGTTACAATGAAGTTTTATTGGGCAGTGAAAGCCGGTCTGCATTGGGACTTCCCTACTCTAAAGCCAAATATTGGATTTTATTATTGAACCATTTCAATCATTATTTAGATAAAAAAGCGAAAAGCAATTCAAAATCATACATCCAAGTGGCACAAAAAGGCAGGAAAGAGCAAGTAAAGATCTGGGATTTGTATCGCAAAGAAAAAAGGGAGTAA